A single Tenacibaculum sp. 190524A02b DNA region contains:
- the panD gene encoding aspartate 1-decarboxylase: protein MEIEVCKSKIHRARVTQADLNYVGSITIDEDLMDASGLHEYEKVQIVNINNGERIETYVIKGERKSGVICLNGAAARRVSVGDLVIIIGYATIDIKDVKTHQPKVVFPDEKTNMIISVDNKIEAFQEAL, encoded by the coding sequence ATGGAAATAGAAGTTTGTAAATCGAAAATTCACAGAGCAAGAGTAACTCAAGCAGATTTGAATTATGTAGGAAGTATTACCATTGATGAAGACTTAATGGATGCTTCAGGACTACATGAGTATGAAAAGGTTCAAATTGTTAATATTAACAATGGAGAACGAATAGAAACCTATGTAATAAAAGGAGAAAGGAAGTCTGGAGTTATATGCCTAAATGGAGCAGCGGCTAGAAGAGTAAGTGTTGGAGACTTGGTAATTATTATTGGATATGCAACCATTGACATTAAAGATGTTAAAACGCATCAACCAAAAGTTGTATTCCCAGATGAGAAAACAAATATGATTATTAGTGTTGATAACAAAATAGAGGCATTTCAAGAGGCTTTATAA
- a CDS encoding amino acid adenylation domain-containing protein, protein MELIKKLGELGIQLIKDNNDLKIKAPKGTLTKELVTQIKEEKEALLMLMSRSIDSNNVIPNYPSRPYYPLSSSQQRLWVLSQFEGGNKAYNIPGVFEMEGNLNVEVLQQSFQYLLKRHESLRTRFVEIEEGVYQEVINEDALAFTIENKKVIKEDVKEIITSFYEEKFDLSQAPLLKSQLLQTGEDSYYLLFAIHHIIGDGWSMEVFTKELMYVYNQLLNKENIDLPTLRIQYKDYTLWLESDESQERLTIQGSYWQNKLAGELPVLELPSYKKRPLVKSYHGATKLYNFSKSFSDKLKTFNQSQGVTLYMSLLSGINGLFYRYTGLTDILLGGPIAGRSHSDLANQIGLYLNTLAIRTRFEGDDSFISLLAKQKVTLLEAYEHQEYPFSSIVDELGLQRDTSRSALFDVLVVLQNQQETAITLKDVNISPYNEVSRQVSQFDMTFSFSEVDSRLCLRLEYNTDIYEAFQIDELCEHLERFIESGIDFPNEKISNLGYLTSEEENELLYDFNDTDVDYPNNKTLVDLFREQVAKNPEAIAIVYENKQITYQELDSLSNAMANYILDNNVVNDSVIGIQLERSEWIVISMLAILKAGAAYLSIDPNFPDKRINFIIQDSKCDIVINSSFIKEFELQVKNTFAPNIKVTPNYLAYVIYTSGSTGNPKGVMVEHRNIVNFLFDYQLDIHNTSLTCKTIFDVSVFEIIGTVTSGSTLFIPEEKTIYNPKKYADFLYKNKITHCYIHPMFLEGIAEQLAIYDEVYLKQILIGVEAIKPSSIQWYFKNDVKIINAYGPTECTICATKYKVDSLEEIKTPNIPIGTPLKNYQVYIVNETINQLQPKGVIGELCISGKGVARGYLNNLSLTQEKFIAHPFIKGKRMYRTGDLARRLPNGVIEFIGRKDTQVKIRGHRIELGEIENTLISLKQILQAVVIVEKKSLVEYLVGYLVSRTTLNIKSIKESLKEFLPDYMIPNYFVQIDEIPVTPNGKIARTALPKVNLDEILEDEYLAPENKIQEKLVIIWEKILRIKKIGINKSFFEVGGNSLHLIQLNSKIKEVFNVELQLSDIIMNMDIQSLAVKIASKEKTLISIQKINLEENIPLTPLQEKIWYTCQVKSRKTSYNMVMTLQNIPNFTYELFTKNVQDFIQKHRILRAFFKYDKGKLTQSIVPSLNIEQVLNRIELSGTNEVIQERICQVEENEKTYEFNLEHPGLFRINIVTSGKTNAIIFNIHHIIADRVTLEILKKELLEPFSEVIKENKIDFLDYVSWMHNQLGTEKGNKLKNKVTKLFENVEKVELPIVKKQLKNTEFTPRIAEVKMSFLEKEKIVNTCKELNVTPFSFWVFVWGTTLSLLAEKQTVIVSSPVNTRFHQTLKNQPGLFLNTLQIPIEISKDKLIKQAIQDNFQDIIESIDNNLPTEFFLSSEVKKTLDQYFIIYNEVEESSSENKIQENDLGKFSLALIVTKKAHKYLGAIQYDAAKYLKTDIDLLAIRFTNICNQIITKKTSNVHELSVLLETEKQLTNIKSEFIF, encoded by the coding sequence TTGGAACTTATAAAAAAACTGGGTGAGTTAGGAATCCAACTTATCAAGGATAATAATGACTTAAAAATTAAAGCTCCTAAAGGAACTTTGACTAAGGAGTTAGTTACTCAAATTAAGGAAGAAAAAGAAGCTTTGTTAATGTTAATGTCAAGATCAATTGATAGTAACAATGTTATCCCTAATTATCCATCAAGACCCTATTATCCATTAAGTTCTTCACAACAACGATTATGGGTTTTAAGCCAATTTGAAGGAGGAAATAAAGCATACAATATTCCAGGTGTTTTTGAAATGGAAGGCAATTTGAATGTTGAAGTATTACAACAATCTTTTCAATACCTACTCAAACGTCATGAGAGTTTACGTACACGTTTTGTAGAGATAGAAGAGGGAGTATATCAAGAAGTTATAAATGAAGATGCGCTTGCTTTTACTATAGAGAATAAGAAAGTTATAAAAGAAGACGTAAAGGAAATAATAACCAGTTTTTACGAAGAAAAATTTGATTTAAGTCAGGCACCTTTATTAAAATCTCAACTATTACAAACAGGTGAAGATTCATATTATTTACTATTTGCCATTCATCATATTATAGGAGATGGTTGGTCAATGGAAGTTTTTACCAAAGAGTTAATGTATGTGTATAATCAACTTTTAAATAAAGAAAATATTGATTTACCAACATTAAGAATACAATATAAAGATTACACACTTTGGTTAGAAAGCGATGAAAGTCAAGAACGATTAACTATACAAGGGTCTTATTGGCAAAATAAATTAGCAGGTGAATTACCAGTTTTAGAACTCCCAAGTTATAAAAAACGACCTTTAGTTAAGAGTTATCATGGAGCTACTAAATTGTATAATTTCTCAAAATCATTTAGTGATAAACTCAAAACATTTAACCAATCACAAGGTGTTACCTTGTACATGAGTTTGTTATCAGGAATTAATGGCTTATTTTATAGATATACAGGTTTAACAGATATTCTATTAGGAGGACCAATAGCAGGGCGTTCTCATTCAGATTTAGCGAATCAAATAGGTTTGTATTTGAATACTTTAGCAATCCGAACACGTTTTGAAGGAGATGATAGTTTTATAAGTTTATTAGCAAAACAAAAAGTTACATTATTAGAAGCTTACGAACACCAAGAGTACCCATTTAGTAGTATAGTAGACGAGCTAGGTTTACAACGAGATACTTCTCGATCAGCTTTGTTTGATGTGTTAGTTGTTTTACAAAATCAGCAAGAAACAGCAATAACCCTTAAAGATGTAAACATAAGTCCATATAATGAAGTATCAAGGCAGGTAAGTCAATTTGATATGACATTTTCTTTTTCAGAAGTAGATTCAAGATTATGTCTTCGATTGGAATACAATACAGATATCTATGAAGCATTTCAGATAGATGAGCTTTGTGAGCATTTAGAGCGATTTATAGAATCGGGGATTGATTTTCCTAATGAAAAGATAAGTAATTTAGGGTATCTTACATCAGAAGAAGAGAATGAACTATTGTACGATTTTAATGACACAGATGTAGATTATCCCAACAATAAAACATTGGTAGACTTATTTAGGGAACAAGTAGCTAAAAACCCAGAAGCTATTGCAATTGTGTATGAAAACAAACAAATAACTTATCAAGAGTTGGATAGTTTGTCCAATGCAATGGCTAACTATATACTTGACAATAATGTTGTTAATGATAGTGTAATAGGAATACAATTAGAAAGAAGTGAATGGATTGTAATAAGTATGTTAGCTATTTTAAAAGCTGGAGCGGCTTATTTATCTATTGATCCAAATTTTCCTGATAAACGTATCAATTTTATTATTCAGGATAGTAAATGTGATATTGTAATCAATAGTAGTTTTATAAAAGAATTTGAATTACAAGTTAAAAATACATTTGCTCCAAATATTAAAGTCACACCTAACTATTTAGCTTATGTAATCTATACCTCAGGTTCCACAGGAAATCCAAAAGGAGTAATGGTTGAACATAGAAATATTGTTAACTTTCTTTTTGATTATCAGTTGGATATTCATAATACATCACTTACTTGTAAAACTATTTTTGATGTATCAGTATTTGAAATAATAGGAACTGTTACTTCAGGAAGTACATTGTTTATTCCTGAAGAAAAGACAATTTACAATCCAAAAAAGTACGCTGATTTTCTGTATAAAAACAAAATAACTCATTGTTATATACACCCTATGTTTTTAGAAGGCATAGCAGAGCAATTGGCTATTTATGATGAAGTATATTTAAAACAAATTTTAATAGGGGTTGAAGCAATTAAACCTAGTTCCATTCAGTGGTATTTTAAAAATGATGTAAAGATTATAAATGCTTATGGACCAACTGAATGTACTATTTGTGCTACCAAATATAAAGTTGACAGTCTTGAAGAAATAAAAACACCTAATATTCCTATAGGAACTCCATTAAAAAATTATCAAGTATATATTGTAAATGAAACAATTAACCAATTACAACCTAAAGGAGTTATTGGAGAATTATGTATTTCTGGAAAAGGAGTAGCTCGCGGGTACCTTAATAACTTATCACTTACACAAGAAAAATTTATTGCACATCCGTTTATAAAAGGAAAACGAATGTATAGAACTGGAGATTTAGCAAGAAGATTACCTAATGGTGTTATTGAGTTTATAGGAAGAAAGGATACGCAAGTTAAAATACGTGGTCATAGAATTGAATTAGGAGAGATAGAAAATACATTAATTTCATTAAAGCAAATTTTGCAAGCGGTTGTTATAGTAGAAAAGAAATCTCTAGTAGAATACCTAGTTGGTTATCTGGTAAGTAGAACAACATTGAATATTAAGAGTATAAAGGAATCACTTAAGGAGTTTTTACCTGATTACATGATTCCTAATTATTTTGTTCAAATAGATGAAATACCAGTAACACCTAATGGAAAAATAGCAAGAACAGCATTACCAAAGGTTAATTTAGATGAAATTTTGGAAGATGAATACCTTGCTCCAGAAAATAAAATACAAGAAAAGCTAGTAATAATTTGGGAAAAGATTTTACGAATAAAAAAAATAGGAATTAATAAAAGCTTTTTTGAAGTAGGAGGAAATAGCCTTCACTTAATACAACTCAACTCAAAAATTAAAGAAGTATTTAATGTTGAGTTGCAATTGTCAGACATAATAATGAATATGGATATTCAATCTCTGGCAGTTAAAATAGCATCAAAAGAAAAGACCCTGATAAGCATTCAGAAAATAAATTTAGAAGAGAATATTCCATTAACACCATTACAAGAAAAAATATGGTATACATGCCAAGTAAAGTCAAGGAAAACGTCATATAATATGGTAATGACATTGCAAAATATACCAAACTTTACTTATGAATTGTTTACAAAAAATGTTCAAGATTTTATTCAAAAACACCGAATTTTAAGAGCTTTTTTTAAGTATGATAAAGGTAAATTAACACAAAGCATAGTACCTTCACTCAATATAGAACAAGTATTGAATAGAATTGAACTATCAGGAACAAACGAAGTTATTCAAGAACGTATTTGTCAAGTTGAAGAGAACGAAAAAACATACGAATTTAATTTAGAACATCCAGGGTTATTTAGAATCAACATAGTTACTTCAGGAAAAACCAATGCCATAATATTTAATATTCATCATATAATTGCTGATAGAGTAACCTTAGAAATATTAAAAAAAGAGTTACTAGAACCATTTTCAGAGGTAATAAAAGAAAATAAAATTGATTTTTTAGATTATGTGAGTTGGATGCATAATCAATTAGGTACAGAAAAAGGTAATAAGTTAAAAAATAAGGTAACTAAATTATTTGAGAATGTAGAAAAGGTAGAATTACCCATAGTAAAAAAACAACTAAAAAATACTGAATTTACACCTAGAATAGCAGAGGTAAAAATGTCTTTTTTAGAAAAAGAAAAAATAGTAAACACCTGTAAAGAATTAAATGTAACTCCTTTTTCATTTTGGGTTTTTGTTTGGGGAACAACATTGTCTTTGTTAGCAGAAAAACAAACAGTTATTGTTTCATCACCTGTAAATACTAGATTTCATCAAACACTAAAAAATCAACCAGGTTTATTCTTAAATACCTTACAAATACCTATAGAGATAAGTAAGGATAAGTTAATAAAACAAGCAATACAAGACAATTTTCAAGACATTATTGAGAGTATAGATAATAATTTACCTACTGAGTTTTTCTTGTCTTCAGAAGTAAAAAAAACTTTAGATCAATACTTTATAATCTATAATGAAGTAGAGGAATCATCCTCTGAAAACAAAATTCAAGAAAACGATTTAGGAAAATTTTCTTTAGCCTTAATAGTAACAAAAAAAGCACATAAATATTTAGGGGCAATACAATACGATGCAGCCAAATACCTTAAAACAGATATTGACCTTTTGGCTATTAGATTCACTAATATCTGTAACCAAATAATAACAAAAAAAACTAGTAATGTTCATGAATTAAGTGTGTTACTAGAAACAGAAAAACAATTAACGAATATAAAATCAGAATTTATTTTTTAA